A genomic window from Salvelinus namaycush isolate Seneca chromosome 5, SaNama_1.0, whole genome shotgun sequence includes:
- the LOC120048854 gene encoding transmembrane protein 244-like, which produces MELTYFCSGLLFAAVVRRWVWDYALTVTLLHVLLTSLVMLEFPLVWQWWLALGSGLFLMICNGQLIAYFTCQSDQSYPTFNSY; this is translated from the exons ATGGAGTTGACCTATTTCTGCAGTGGTCTGCTGTTTGCAGCCGTTGTGAGGAGATGGGTCTGGGACTACGCTCTCACAGTCACACTACTGCACGTACTGCTCACCAGCctgg tgatgTTGGAGTTTCCCTTGGTATGGCAGTGGTGGCTGGCCCTTG gCAGCGGGTTGTTTCTGATGATCTGTAACGGTCAGCTGATAGCTTACTTCACCTGCCAGAGTGACCAGAGTTACCCCACCTTCAACAGCTACtga